Genomic DNA from Haloplanus aerogenes:
CGCCAGCGCCGCGTCGGGGTCGGCGTACCGGAACGGGTGGGCGAGCGAGACGACCGGCGACGCGGCCGACAGGAGATCGATCCCCTGCTCGACGCTCGGCACGTCCCGCGAGACGTAGCAGGGGCCGTCGTCGCCGATGAACCGGTCGAACGCGCCCGCGTAGTCGCAGTCGGCCTCGCTCTCGTCGACGGCGCGGGCGACGTGTGGGCGTCCGACGCCGGGTTCGAACGCCACGTCGAGGTCGACGTCTAGCCGGTCTTCGATCCGGCTGGCCATACGGCGCGCGCGCTCGATCCGGTCGGTCTGGATGCGATCCAGTTCCGCCCGGAGCGCCGGCGTCTCCTCGACGCCGTACGCCAGCAGATCCACCCGCCCCGTCGCCGTCTCCACCTGCAGTTCGACGCCGCGGATCACCGTCACGCCGTCCAGCGTGGTCACCGGCGCGTCCAGCCCCGGATGCAGGCGGTCGTGATCGGTCACGGCGACGACGTCGACACCGCCCCGTCGCGCCGCAGCCGGGAGGTCCGCGAGGGTCAGCCGACCGTCCGAAGCCGTCGTGTGTACGTGCAGGTCGGCCACCACGTCCATACTCGCACCTCACCGCCACCCCCGAAAGACCTTGCGACCACGTCTCGTGTGAGCAATTCTCAATTAAGGATGATTAAAGACTCCTGTCGGACTAAGGTCGTACATGGAAAACCATTATAGTTATCGAACGTGTGGAACCTAGTGATGAAGTTCAACGGCACTGGCGAAATGATCGACGCCCTCGAATTCCCGATTACCACCGACGAAATCATCGCCGACCACGGCGACCACGAACTCGAACTCCAGCGCGGAACCGAGCGCGTCGGCGACGTGCTCGCCCGTCTCGGGACGGAGGAGTTCGAGGGGCCGGAGGACGTGCGTCTCTCCGTTCGCTCCGCCGTCGGTCACAAGGCCATCGGTCGGCGCTTCTACAGCGACCGCGACCCGACGGCCCTCGGCGAGTCCGGTCCGACACCGCTGTCGCTCTGATCGGCCGTCTCGTCGCCAGCCGACGATTTCGAAGCGAGTGTCTCAGCGGTGCGACCCATTTCGCATCCGACAACGACGATTTTCCGCGGCTACCGTTACCGCGTCAGTCGAGAATCGAGCCCAGTTCTAGCGGCACCGAGCCTTTCGTGTACCCGGCGACGTGCCCGTCCGGCCGGACGCGATAGACGACGGCGGGCCGGTGTCCCACGTCCGGCATCGCGTCCCTGACCGCGAACCAGTCGTCGTCCGGGAACGACGAGCAGTCGACGAACAGGACGACCCCGCCGGCGTGGGCGGAAAGCTGACCGTTCGTCTTCGTCTGTGCCGTGTCGCGGACGGCGGCGACGGGCGTCCCCGCCGACCGGCGGTTGGGCGGAAG
This window encodes:
- a CDS encoding PHP domain-containing protein — protein: MDVVADLHVHTTASDGRLTLADLPAAARRGGVDVVAVTDHDRLHPGLDAPVTTLDGVTVIRGVELQVETATGRVDLLAYGVEETPALRAELDRIQTDRIERARRMASRIEDRLDVDLDVAFEPGVGRPHVARAVDESEADCDYAGAFDRFIGDDGPCYVSRDVPSVEQGIDLLSAASPVVSLAHPFRYADPDAALALAPDLDAIERYYPYGREVDETRLDAVIERYDLLATGGSDAHDRRLGVTGLSAAAYARIASRLPDAQG
- a CDS encoding DUF5789 family protein, coding for MKFNGTGEMIDALEFPITTDEIIADHGDHELELQRGTERVGDVLARLGTEEFEGPEDVRLSVRSAVGHKAIGRRFYSDRDPTALGESGPTPLSL